The Phoenix dactylifera cultivar Barhee BC4 chromosome 9, palm_55x_up_171113_PBpolish2nd_filt_p, whole genome shotgun sequence genome window below encodes:
- the LOC103699878 gene encoding protein HEADING DATE 3A-like, with the protein MSGDALTLGKVVGDVVDQFPRTVPLKIFYNNRLLFNGAGLKPSAVVNRPSVDVGGDDLRTFYTLVMVDPDAPNPSNPTLREYLHWMVTDIPGSTDTNFGRELTTYESPGPAFGIHRMVFALFHQLGRETVFATPTRNNFNTRDFAQENHLGLPVAAAYFNCQREGGCGGRRF; encoded by the exons ATGTCTGGCGACGCCTTGACTTTAGGAAAAGTGGTGGGGGATGTGGTGGACCAATTCCCTAGGACCGTGCCCCTAAAGATTTTCTACAATAATAGGCTACTTTTTAATGGTGCAGGGCTAAAACCCTCTGCAGTAGTGAATAGGCCCAGCGTTGACGTTGGAGGAGATGATCTCCGGACATTCTACACGCTC GTGATGGTGGATCCAGATGCACCAAACCCAAGCAATCCGACGTTAAGAGAGTACTTGCACTG GATGGTCACAGACATCCCTGGATCAACGGATACAAATTTCG GGAGGGAGCTGACGACTTATGAAAGCCCGGGACCGGCGTTCGGGATCCACCGGATGGTGTTCGCGCTGTTCCACCAGTTGGGCAGAGAGACAGTATTCGCTACTCCGACGCGGAACAACTTCAACACCAGAGATTTCGCTCAGGAAAACCATCTGGGGCTGCCGGTTGCCGCGGCATACTTCAACTGCCAGAGGGAGGGGGGCTGCGGCGGCAGAAGATTCTAA